In Uranotaenia lowii strain MFRU-FL chromosome 2, ASM2978415v1, whole genome shotgun sequence, one genomic interval encodes:
- the LOC129743912 gene encoding uncharacterized protein LOC129743912 has translation MELQSKQSKKIVADIRHAQCPSVVQISRIVQALKDNDPYFRVYARKLTQQDQVRYYGRSALMMVASIVIYNVIHSLFFYDSYQLEPCWLIRAIGFILGVKDRIYF, from the exons ATGGAATTGCAGTCAAAACAGTCAAAGAAAATTGTCGCAGACATCAGACACGCTCAGTGTCCTTCGGTGGTTCAAATTTCTCGCATAGTTCAAGCCCTCAAAGACAATGATCCATATTTTCGGGTTTACGCCAGAAA ACTGACACAGCAGGACCAGGTGCGATACTATGGAAGAAGTGCGCTGATGATGGTTGCATCTATCGTTATCTACAATGTGATTCACAGTTTGTTTTTCTATGATTCCTATCAGTTGGAGCCTTGTTGGCTGATCCGTGCCATAGGATTTATTCTCGGGGTCAAGGATCGTATCTACTTTTAG